One genomic window of Notamacropus eugenii isolate mMacEug1 chromosome 6, mMacEug1.pri_v2, whole genome shotgun sequence includes the following:
- the QDPR gene encoding dihydropteridine reductase isoform X1 codes for MAAAAGDARMVLVYGGRGALGTKCVQAFRAKNWVTADVGKLLGDKKVDAILCVAGGWAGGSAKAKSLYKNCDLMWKQSMWTSTISSHLATKHLKDGGLLTLAGAKAALDGTPGMIGYGMAKGAVHQLCQSLAGENSGMPPGSAAIAVLPVTLDTPMNRKSMPDADFGAWTPLEFLVETFHNWITGKNRPNSGSLIQVVTTGGKTELTPAYF; via the exons ATGGCGGCGGCTGCGGGCGACGCGCGCATGGTCCTGGTGTACGGAGGCAGAGGCGCGCTGGGCACCAAGTGTGTGCAGGCTTTCCGGGCCAAGAACTGG GTGACTGCTGATGTGGGGAAGCTTTTGGGCGATAAGAAGGTGGATGCAATTCTTTGTGTGGCTGGAGGATGGGCAGGAGGCAGTGCCAAAGCTAAAT CTCTCTATAAAAACTGTGACTTGATGTGGAAACAGAGCATGTGGACCTCAACCATCTCTAGTCACCTTGCAACCAAACACCTCAAGGATGGAGGCCTTCTGACCTTGGCCGGGGCTAAGGCTGCTTTAGATGGAACACCAG gAATGATTGGCTATGGCATGGCCAAGGGAGCAGTCCATCAGCTATGTCAGAGCCTGGCTGGGGAAAACAGCGGCATGCCACCGGGTTCCGCCGCCATTGCTGTGCTTCC GGTTACCCTGGATACGCCAATGAACAGGAAATCAATGCCTGATGCAGACTTTGGTGCCTGGACTCCATTAGAATTCCTTGTTGA AACCTTTCACAACTGGATCACAGGAAAAAACAGGCCAAACTCCGGAAGCCTAATCCAGGTGGTAACCACAGGAGGGAAGACAGAGCTGACACCGGCTTACTTTTAA
- the QDPR gene encoding dihydropteridine reductase isoform X2 — protein MAAAAGDARMVLVYGGRGALGTKCVQAFRAKNWWVASIDVVENEEASASVVVKMTDSFTEQADQVTADVGKLLGDKKVDAILCVAGGWAGGSAKAKSLYKNCDLMWKQSMWTSTISSHLATKHLKDGGLLTLAGAKAALDGTPGMIGYGMAKGAVHQLCQSLAGENSGMPPGSAAIAVLPVTLDTPMNRKSMPDADFGAWTPLEFLVETFHNWITGKNRPNSGSLIQVVTTGGKTELTPAYF, from the exons ATGGCGGCGGCTGCGGGCGACGCGCGCATGGTCCTGGTGTACGGAGGCAGAGGCGCGCTGGGCACCAAGTGTGTGCAGGCTTTCCGGGCCAAGAACTGG TGGGTTGCCAGTATTGATGTGGTAGAAAATGAAGAAGCCAGCGCCAGTGTGGTGGTTAAAATGACTGACTCCTTCACCGAACAAGCTGACCAG GTGACTGCTGATGTGGGGAAGCTTTTGGGCGATAAGAAGGTGGATGCAATTCTTTGTGTGGCTGGAGGATGGGCAGGAGGCAGTGCCAAAGCTAAAT CTCTCTATAAAAACTGTGACTTGATGTGGAAACAGAGCATGTGGACCTCAACCATCTCTAGTCACCTTGCAACCAAACACCTCAAGGATGGAGGCCTTCTGACCTTGGCCGGGGCTAAGGCTGCTTTAGATGGAACACCAG gAATGATTGGCTATGGCATGGCCAAGGGAGCAGTCCATCAGCTATGTCAGAGCCTGGCTGGGGAAAACAGCGGCATGCCACCGGGTTCCGCCGCCATTGCTGTGCTTCC GGTTACCCTGGATACGCCAATGAACAGGAAATCAATGCCTGATGCAGACTTTGGTGCCTGGACTCCATTAGAATTCCTTGTTGA AACCTTTCACAACTGGATCACAGGAAAAAACAGGCCAAACTCCGGAAGCCTAATCCAGGTGGTAACCACAGGAGGGAAGACAGAGCTGACACCGGCTTACTTTTAA